The Gordonia sp. KTR9 genome contains a region encoding:
- a CDS encoding MBL fold metallo-hydrolase: MTSEATPISDTYTGDLSESKTPQRRTLSSATIVKLSVGPMDNNVYVVTSRATGDQLIIDAANDADTITEVLSAVEGTPKLIFTTHQHFDHWQALAAVAESTGVPTAAGRLDAGELPVAPDRLVDDGDVIEVGDLSFEAIHLVGHTPGSIALALTDVSDGGERTVHLFTGDCLFPGGIGKTWKPEDFDTLLEDVSTKLFDRFDDSTVVYPGHGKDTTLGAERGSLPDWRERRW, translated from the coding sequence ATGACCTCCGAAGCGACACCGATCAGTGACACCTACACCGGCGATCTCTCCGAGTCGAAGACCCCGCAGCGCCGCACGCTGTCGTCGGCCACGATCGTGAAGTTGTCCGTCGGTCCGATGGACAACAACGTCTACGTGGTGACCTCCCGCGCGACAGGTGATCAGCTGATCATCGACGCAGCCAACGACGCGGACACGATCACCGAGGTGCTCTCGGCTGTCGAGGGGACCCCGAAACTGATCTTCACGACCCATCAACACTTCGACCATTGGCAGGCCCTCGCCGCTGTGGCCGAGTCGACCGGGGTTCCCACCGCTGCCGGACGACTCGACGCCGGCGAACTCCCGGTCGCACCCGACCGCCTCGTCGACGACGGTGACGTGATCGAGGTCGGCGACCTCTCCTTCGAGGCCATCCACCTCGTCGGACACACTCCGGGGTCGATCGCCCTCGCCCTCACCGACGTGAGTGACGGCGGCGAGCGAACCGTGCACCTGTTCACCGGCGACTGCCTCTTCCCGGGCGGCATCGGGAAGACCTGGAAGCCGGAGGACTTCGACACCCTCCTCGAGGATGTCTCGACGAAGCTGTTCGACCGGTTCGACGACTCGACCGTCGTCTATCCCGGACATGGCAAGGACACGACTCTGGGTGCCGAGCGCGGGTCGTTGCCGGACTGGCGCGAGCGCCGCTGGTGA
- a CDS encoding DoxX family protein, translating into MILRRIARPLLASAFVASGVDAIRSPKPIAQSAEPVVDKARSSLPPEVAGRIPENTETLVQINAAAQIGGGILLATGKFPRVASVVLAGTLIPTTAAGTDFWNEADPVRKEAQRNAFIKNVGLLGGVLLAAVDTEGKPSLAWRGRQKASAVAAALPIGAAAGSSTWEHLVERTHDGAEIVSERSADAAAKFREHAPEIAEAAQKRSLEFAEKAADTASDVADRIRDRAPVLADAALVRSSELADTALARSSDLAETARKRGPKLVKEAQKRAEKAQKQAKKAQKQAKKKAPKIADSARDRASDLADTARKRAPEFADVARDRSAELADVARARSAELAETARQLAAAAEDSADQGRKRLRKARR; encoded by the coding sequence ATGATTCTCCGCCGTATAGCCCGTCCGCTCCTCGCCTCGGCGTTCGTCGCCAGCGGCGTGGACGCCATCCGGAGCCCCAAACCGATCGCGCAATCCGCGGAACCGGTTGTGGACAAGGCCCGGTCGTCGCTCCCGCCGGAGGTGGCCGGCCGGATCCCGGAGAACACCGAGACGCTGGTCCAGATCAACGCGGCCGCCCAGATCGGCGGCGGCATCCTCCTCGCGACCGGTAAGTTCCCGCGAGTCGCGTCGGTCGTCCTGGCCGGGACACTGATCCCGACCACCGCGGCCGGCACCGATTTCTGGAACGAGGCGGACCCGGTCAGGAAGGAAGCGCAGCGCAACGCCTTCATCAAGAACGTCGGTCTCCTCGGCGGCGTTCTCCTGGCTGCCGTCGACACCGAGGGCAAGCCCTCGCTCGCGTGGCGCGGACGTCAGAAGGCTTCCGCCGTCGCCGCGGCCCTGCCGATCGGTGCCGCCGCCGGGTCGTCGACCTGGGAACACCTCGTCGAACGCACGCACGACGGCGCCGAGATCGTCTCGGAGCGGTCTGCCGACGCCGCGGCGAAGTTCCGCGAGCACGCTCCCGAGATCGCCGAGGCCGCGCAGAAGCGTTCGCTCGAGTTCGCCGAGAAGGCTGCGGACACCGCATCCGACGTCGCCGACCGCATCCGTGACCGCGCCCCGGTTCTGGCCGATGCGGCGCTCGTTCGTTCGTCGGAACTCGCCGACACCGCTCTCGCGCGCTCGTCGGATCTCGCCGAGACCGCCCGCAAGCGAGGCCCGAAGCTCGTCAAGGAAGCGCAGAAGCGAGCCGAGAAGGCCCAGAAGCAGGCCAAGAAGGCGCAGAAGCAGGCCAAGAAGAAGGCTCCGAAGATCGCCGATTCCGCCCGCGACCGCGCGTCGGATCTCGCCGACACCGCGCGCAAGCGCGCACCCGAGTTCGCCGACGTGGCCCGTGACCGCTCCGCCGAGCTGGCCGACGTGGCCCGCGCACGATCGGCCGAGCTCGCCGAGACCGCGCGTCAGCTCGCCGCGGCCGCCGAGGACTCGGCCGATCAGGGCCGCAAGCGTCTGCGCAAGGCACGTCGCTGA